The Pogoniulus pusillus isolate bPogPus1 chromosome 21, bPogPus1.pri, whole genome shotgun sequence genomic interval TCAACTTCTAATGTTCTCAAATCATTCCTGAATTAGATCAGCTCCTGTGTTGCAATACAGGTGATTAGAATCATTTGAACAGAATTACTTGGAGCTGTGTGAAGATAGAAACTGGAGATTTCGAGCCATGTTACGCAAGAGATGAATAACAATTActtctcttttctgttttaCTCCAAGACAGAAGTTGCCAGATTGGGTAATATCCATGCTTTGTTTTATGCACTTAATTTTGAAATCAATCAACAGAATAAAAATCACATGCTTAAAAGTGTCAGCCAGTTATATGGAGAAAAATCATTACATTTCAACAAGGTGAGTAGGCCATTTATTCAGATGATTCActgcctgtttagcctggagaagaggaggctcaggggtgatcttattactgtctacaactacctgaaggggcaatgtagccaggtgggggggtggcctcttctcccatgtaaccagcaatagaacaaggggacacagtctcaagttgtgtcagggtaggtataggctggatattaggaagaagttcttcccagagagagtgattggcattggaatgggctgcccagggaggtggtggaggcaccgtccctgggggtcttcaagaaaagactggatgaggcacttagtgccctggtctggttgactggactggatgatcttggaggtctcttccaacctggttgattctatgattttatgcccTTTCATCTTGATGATCTGTCACAACATATCATAAAGCTTATACTTTAAAATGGTTTTGTTACATCTACAAATCACATTGCTACTCAAGTGGTTTCTATGAGACTTTTGACCTTAAAACATTAGTTTTCTGGGATATTTATCTCATGTCAGAGAGATTTGCAGGTGAGAACATTTAAACTGAGTATCTCCCCAAGAAATTTGTTTCTGTTCCTTTGACACAAAGCTGTGCTTTTAGCCTATGTCAGTTTTATCCTGTTTCCTCTGTTTGGCTGTAGTTATTGGCATTCATATTGGCAATGTGCAACAAATATAAGATTAGTGTCTCTCTTGCACTACAGGAATACTTACAGTTAGCCAAGAAATATTACAATGCAGAGCCACAATCAGTTAACTTTGTAGAAGCAGCTGATGAAGTCAGGAGAGAGATCAATTCCAGGATTGAACAGGAGACTGAAGGTAAGATCCAGCCTCCCATCTCCcagtttaaaagaaaacatgTTGGCATTGGACAAAGTGTCTGTATTGAAGAGGCCCAAGGCAGGTGACCAATTCACCTCAGAAAAATAAAGCAGACAATTTTTCCTGACAGACCCTTACTAAAATTAATGTCCTCCATATGAATATGGGAGGAAATATGGCAGGAAATGTGGCTTACTCTCTTTTGCAAATTAAGCCTACTCCAGTCACAACAACTCCATCAACACTCCAGACTGGGAGCAGAGTGCTGGAAAGctacccagcagaaaaggacctggggatgtcagttgacagctggctgaagatgagccagcagtgtgccaaggtagccaagaaggccaacagcatatCTTGGCATGTATCAGcaacagcgtggccagcaggaccagagatcTGATTGCACTCCTATATTTGGCACTAGCAAGAGTGCAACtcaagtgctgggttcagttttgggcccctcactccaaaaaTGACATTGAGGGGCTAGAGGAtacccagagaagggaaaaaaatcttgtgagaggtctggaggaaaagtcttatgaggagtggctgagggaactgggtttgtttaatccagacaggaggaggctgaggggagacctcactgctctctacaactaccaaaAGTAGATTGTGGTGAgttgggtgttggtctcttctcccaaacaactagtgataggatgagaaggaataggctcaagttgcatcagagatgttaggaaaatttcttcactgaatgggtggtcaggcattggaacaggctgcccagggaggtagtggagtcaccatcccaaaatgtgttaaaaaaaatgtgtccaggtggcactttgggaatttgtttagtgggcatggtggtgttaggctggtggttggactctatgatcttaagggtcttttccagatgaagtgattctgtgatccacaaatAATCCTACGGTACATGCATGTTCTATGTGCCCTTACAATTTCCCTGGCTTACACCTGCAGGAAATATATCAACTCTTTACAACGAAAGAGTAAAACTGCACAGATGTGTAGCTGTCCTTCTGTTTTCTCTAGGTAAAATCCAAAATCTGGTGCCTCCTGGGTTCATCGATTCACTCACCAGGCTAGTGCTGATCAATGTGCTCTACTTCAAAGGAAACTGGGCCAAAAAATTTGATGCTGAAGCTACCAGAGAAAGACCTTTCAGAATAAACATGGTATGAGAATATCCTGCCTTAAAGGGTGGAAAAAAATCTGACCAAGATGTGGGACAGGAATTCCTGATAATCATCGAATCAATGCAACACCAAAATTATTTCATTTAATGCATGTAAAGTATTTTCTTCACCATCATCAGAACAAAGACTGCACACATGTACTAGCGTGTAAGCCACAAGTGCATTTGTCAAAGGCTGACTTCAAATGACCTTGCGTTCTCTGGAGGCAGTGAAGACAACAAAACTGTATGGGTCATGGCTTTACATTTCCATTTTCAACTGGATAATAACTTCCTAAAATGAGTGtcatcaagagagatgttgaggtgctggaaggtgtccagagaagggcaacaaagctggtgaggggcctggaacacaaaccctgtgaggagaggctgagggagctgggggtgtgcagcctggagaagaggaggctcaggggtgacctctttgctgtctacaagtacctgaagggaggctgtagccaagtgggggttggtctcttctcccaggcaaccagcaacagaacaaggggacacagtctcaagttgtgctggggaaagtctaggctggatgtgaggaggaagttgtcagagagaatgattggcattggaatgggcttcccagggaggtggtggaggcactgtccctggaggtgttcaagaaaacactggctgagacacttagtgccatggtctagttgactggatagggctgggtgctaggttggactggatgatcttggaggtctcttccaacctggttgattctatgatctgagacAGTTTAGATGCTCTGCCTAGATTCCAAGTGCCTTTCCCAGGTTCTCTGCAGATCATGTGTTCTACCACTCTGAGCCATAAAAATGTCTCAAgacacagtgaagaaattgtgCAGTAAATATAATAAACCTCCTCTGTGCTACTTCAACTCAGTCCTTTACTATTCAGTGTACAGTTGACAAACATTTGATTTAATTTGTTGCAGCATACAACTAAGCCAGTGCCCATGATGCACCTGAGTGACAAATTTAACTGGGCCTATGCAGAATCAGTCCAGACTGATGTTCTTGAGCTTCCATATGTCAACAATGACCTCAGCATGTTTATCCTGCTGCCAAGTGACATCACTGGCCTACAAAAGGTAAAGTGAATGACAACATATGTACTCTAAAAATACCCAGAAGTGTCATTGGAAAAGCATGGGGTTGACTActcactggataaggaattggctggatggcagcactcaaggagttgtggtcaatggcttAATGTCCAAATGACAACCACCAATGAGTGGCATCCCCAACTAGTGTTGTTTTATGtgtgtcagtgatatggacagtggaattgagtgcaccctcagcaagtttgtggaTGACACTAAGCTATGTGGTCTGattgctggagagaagggatgccatccagagggacttggacaggcttgagaggtgggcccaagccaacagtatgaagttcaacaaaacCAAGTACAATGTCCCATGCCTGGCTCAGgaaaatcccaagcacagatataGGCTGTGTGAGGAGTGGCCTGAGAGCCATTATGAGGGTGTCAGTTGATAATAAACTCAACATGAACCAGTGATGTGTCCAGAGACTGGTGGACACTGCTATCTCCTGTGAAGAGACTGATCCTGCCTTCGGACAATAAACTCCTATGAAAGTCTCATTTATGTTACTGAGGGCTCTGTAGAAACAAAGCTCTTTTTGGTAAACTCTAAAATGCAGGGTGAACAGAGATGTGAACAGCATATCAAACAGACTGCTGGAACAATGCTTTAACCCTCCTATATTGTCTGACTGTTACTGAGAACAATTCAAACACTGCTTTAGTCAGAAAGATCTACAAATTGGTCTTTCACTACTCTTTTTCTTGCATCCTTGTAGCAGCTCTAAAAGTTCTCCACTTaataaaagagggaaaaaaaatagatgttAGGGAACAGGTTTTTGAACACACTgtaattttctgattctcctttcACTAACTGCAGCTGGAAAGAGAATTAACTTTTGACAACTTGTCTGCATGGACCAGCCCAGAACTAATGGAACAAACAAAAATGGAAGTTTATCTGCCCAAGTTTGCATTCAAAGAGAAATGCAGTCTCAAACCTACTTTGAGCAGGATGGGGATACAAGATGCCTTCATTGAAGGTAAAGCTGATTTCAAAGGAATGTCAGAGAATGGTGATCTATCTTTGTCACAAGTGTTTCATGAGTGTTATTTGGAAGTCAATGAGGaaggcacagaggcagcagctgccagttcAGCAGCGTTGGCATCACGAAGTCTTGGTGCAACAGTTATTTTTGTGGCAGATCATCCCTTCCTCTTCTATATCAGgcacaacaaaaccaagagTATCCTCTTCCTGggaaggttctcttccccctagAAACTCAACCATTCCTAAACTGGCTCTTGCAACACCAATAATAAACAAAATACCCACCATGAGAAACATCTCAACAGTTTGTCCACTTCTTAATTCTTGTTTGCTGATGAAAAATCTCTCAATGTTAGAAGACATTAGAAGCAGATATTAAAAATAACCTGTGGTTCATGCCTTTGGTTTTTGTTTCCTGGACAAAGAACCTAaaaacagcagcactgtgctatTAAGTACCCAACTCTGTGCACCATTGATGtgtagggttgggtgataggttggactggatgatcttggaggtgccttccaacctggctgattctatgatctttttaCCAGTTTCTGAGCCAGAACTGCCACAATGCAGAACAGACTAAATTGATCTAAGCAGTGAATCCCAACACATTTGCTTTGGtagacaagaaaaaaagaaatagggGGGAAAAATCCTGTAGAACGTTGTTTCATCGCCACTGGTTTCAGCCCACTGATCTGGTCAGCCCAGGTGGGCTACCTCACCTACATTCTTGTCACTCCTATGCCAACTTTGAGCCTGCAAACCCCTTGCCTTCCTGATACTTGTACTCCTTTCTTGCATGGCAAAGAGCTAACATATACTTTGTAAACTCTGTCCCACAGCAATGGGAAAGTACTGAACACCACTATGCAGTTAGAAGAAAATAGCACACCCAAACTTTGAAAACTCCTCTTTGGTAAATGTTCATGCATTCAGCACTGTTGCCAGCCCAAAACTGCACTGCTTTCTactgctttcctttcattttcctttgccACTTATTTCACTAGTTTGAGGTATGATCAAATTGGAGGATGAAACCTGTAATGCTAACTTTCTAAGTGCTTTCAGGAAGATCAGATCCAAATCTCCCAGTACCTTTACTCCTGTCACAGCTCCTCCTTCTAAGGAGAAGAGTGCCTAATCTGTCATGTACATCTGTGACAGATGgtcctgattctatgaagtcacATTGGTGAGCAAAGGATTCGGTCTCTTACAGGGCTTgaacacaacagcagcagcttatTTGAAACACAAAATgggagggcttggaagggaccactggggatcagctagtccaacccacTTGCTAAGGCAGATACATCTAGACCAGATTGTTCAGGTACATGTTCATGCAGGTCTGAGTCTCACCAGAGGAGGAGATTCTGCAACATCTCTGGGGATCTGGTCCAATGCTCTGGCACCTCcatagcaaagaagtttttctttctgttcaaGTGAAACATTCTGTGTTCTACTTTGCAcctcttgccccttgtcctatcactggacatcactgaaaatAACCCAGCCTTATCATCATGACCTCCAACCTTTAGGTATTTATATCCACTGATAAGATTCTCTCAGTCTGCTTTtgttccaggctaaaaagcctgACATTTCTTGGCCAGACAATGGCCATAACACTTGAAGGGCGAGTTGCACATTGGCAAACAACCTTTTCCTAGCataagcagcacagcacagtagAAGGTTGTCCAGAAAGATTagagaatctcctccctcagAAGGGCTGTGTCAGACCCTGCTGACTGGCCCTTCTCCAAGCAGGGGATTGGTCTTTGGATGTCTCTTTCAGTTACCAGGTGTGattttctctctcctgtcaATAGCCATTCTACCTTGcaacctccctccctgcctgaaACCCTTGCATCTTGACTAGCAGAGGGAGCTAGGTTGCACATTCTTAGCATACTTTGGGACTTGGAGTATCCTGGCTTGGACTTTCCCACCACTTAACCATTCAGCTGATCTTTCTCCTATCTTGATTTCTCGAGGACTTATTCATCATACTAAACCCAATACTTAATTTCTGGATTTCTTCATTGCCTTGCACAACATTGATTACTACCACCAGGAAACTTAACCCACTTTACTCCTGTCATCAGTCTTGCAGCAAAATGCTTAGCACACAATACAGTTTCCATACCTTTCCTTCTGTAACTCACAGAGTCTTACAGTTGTTGCCATCATCTTCTGCTCCTTGCACCATCCAACAATAACCTGGTTTTCTTATAGGACTGCAGAGTGACAACTACTGTGCCATGTAAGCCTCTCTTGTATTTTTTAATCCTAAACCTTGCTTGAGCCCACCCAGTAAGGTTCTTTCAGTCCTCACCACCCTTCAAATTATGGAAGTGCTGCACATTAACACAGTgttttccagtgttccactcaAATGATTCCAAGTTACAGCTGCAATAGTTCCTCACCAGTGGGGTATCCATTGCTTACCTTGAATGGTCCTTTGTGGCTTTGCCTctctttatcacagtatcaccaaggttggaagagacctcatagctcatcaagtccaacctgctaccacagagctcaaggctagaccatggcaccaagtgccacgtccaatcctgccttgaacagctccagggacggcgactccaccacctccccaggcagcccattccagtgtccaatgactctctcagtgaagaactttctcctcacctccagcctaaatttcccctggcacagcctgaggctgtgtcctcttgttctggtgctggccacctgagagaagacagcaacctcctcctggccacaacctcccctcaggtagttgtagacagcaataaggtcacccctgagcctcctctcctccaggctaaacacccccagctccctcagcctctcctcgtagggcttgtgctcaaggctcACATTATCTTCAATCTGAAGCCTGACATTTCTGCTGGGGTGCTGGAATTGAAACTCAGAAGTCATAGACAGAGAGGAGAATCAGGACTGTAATAGCTGCTTGTGTTCAGGAACCAAAAGTAAGCATCTTCTTTGTACAACCTTCTTTCTAGTAATTAAACAGCAGATTAGTTATCTTCACAACTAATGCCTGAACtgttctgctgtgctgccagtaGTTATTCTGGTATAACAGCAAAGCTGAGATTTAATTCCATTGCCCTTTTAAACTGTTTAAAACTGCAAAGAGGCAATGTCAATAAAGAGGACAAATTACTTAAGATCTTTTGAGGATGTGGTAGAAAGAAGCTTTGAGTAGGCAGAAACAAAGGATGTAGATgagaagaaaagggagaaggaaacagTACTATATTTCTAAATTTATTctcaaaatcatagaactgttttggttggaaaagacctctcagatcctcaagtccaattttcaacaccaccatggccattaagccatgtcccaaagtgccatatctacacgttttttgaacacctccaggggtagtggtgactccaccacctccctggcagcctgttccaatgcctctttcagcagagaaagatttcctaatatccaacctgaacctcccctggcaaaacctgaagccatttcctcttgtgctatcacttgttactagtgagaagagaccaacacccacctcactttAACATCTTTCATTACTGAAATGGACAAAGGGCAAGACCTAAGTCTTCAGTCTCATGAGATGAGAGGTGAATATTTAAACTGAAGTAACTTTTGTGTTGCTTTTAAAAAGCAACCTGACACACATTGCTGTCTATGTAAATTACAATACACCAGTGTCACAGTGCATCATTCTTGTGCCATGCTTTTCTAGATGGCAACCCTCAGAGAAAATAAATATGTTAATTTGAGATAGGACTGAtgacaagaaggaaaaaattatTAGGGCAGTAACTGTCTTATTAATAAAAACATTCCTATTACTAAAGGAGTTTCATACTTCAGGTGAGAAAAGGCACATGCATtctgcaggggcacagcactACACAATATGAGGCCAGGGACTTCAAAGAATATTCATTAGCAGAGTACAAAGACATTTCTTGATGCTCTCTTTGTTGTGATCTCCAAAGAAGTAAAATCAGTACAAGTTTGATGCTGACAGCACACTGACTGACAGAGAAACTGTGGTGGTTTTGTAAGCAGACACTTGATAAATACCTGTCGACTTCAAAGATTGCTCCACAGTTTCTGTTGCTCTATTCCACAGATAGAAATCTTTACTGTGACACTTCTGGTCTCGTAACTAGAAAACAACATGaggcagtgtgctagtttgaagctagctagaatgttttggtgagaagaactagattacaggctgtggaaaggaaaacagaatgatgtctacttcgctcataggcttaaTGAGGGATACAAGAACAAGAGTCCAggcatagataaggcacttctgctggggagctccaagctgcatttttttctctctagcctctctgccattcctctgattaatccactttgcatCCTAACCCCCTGGATGAACCTTCATTCCTCCCTGGGACTagggtgaggttgagaggggcgggagaaggtggaagggcagttgggagcccgtcctggggactcaggtttctgggagggctgctgtgtttctgtattaccttttaccttgtatattgctgtctataagtgtatatactgtaaatatctgcttgtacattgtgctaactgtaaatataagcttcattcaagtttccagagccagctgagtctagtctgggtgatttccaaagtgtgtggacggcgacaggtaacacccaaaccatcacaggcagaTATCTTAAAGTCTggaatattgtgctagtttgaggcacaCAATTTAatgagaagagttagattataggctgtgaaaaggaagcaatggtgatgtctgcttcactcataggcttgctgagatgtatataaaaacaagaacacaaacatagatcaGACAGTCAGTGTGTGTCTCTGGGAGCTGGcactttctccctgggctgctttctgtgtaactaatccttctgctttctaacccccactgctgatcctccaaactcagctTGCACTAAGGTACACTCTGGGATAAGTTAAAAGGGTGgacagaaggtggaagggtggttgggagcccctcctggggactctgattgggagggctgttgtgttgctgtattactttttaacttgtgtatttctgtatatagctgcatatattgtaaagctgtaaatataaagcttcattccttaatttccatctggctgagtctagtctgaatGACttcatttggggggggggggggggtaggggggagggagggcagataacacccaaaccatcacaagtactTAGAACCTCAAAAGTGGTGGGTGCGTGTCAGTCTAAAAAGTGAATAATGACTTTGCCATTCATGACATTCAAAATAGGTAGCTGGCCAGAAAAGCACACATCAGCCTCAGAACTATGCCTAAAGTCTTCCTCAGTATAAGCTCTCAATTCTGTACAGATTCAAAATGAAGCACTGGGAAACTCAGGCATGTTCTGAGCCTTCCTCAGTATAAGTTCTCAATTCTGTATAGAGTCAAAATGAAGCAATGGGAAACCCAGGCACGTTCTGAACCTCTGCACTAAAACCACATTCAGATTTCCCTGCAAACACTACTTTCACAAATCATTAGTCAAGGACATAAAGAGAAATAACACACAGCACACAAATCACCACGTTTTTGAAAGCCAAAGGCAGAAAAAGACACAAAGAAAACTGCAGCTGTATGGAGGAGGAACTACAGAGAGCTTTATGGCTATAATCTAGATAACAAAACCCCTACAAAGTTTGCTGCCCCTAACAGGTGACAGACAGTATCTGTGTGAAAGATAAAACATAAACCTAGGTTATTAGTTTTAGTGGGTGCCCTGTTTCTAGGTTCGAGTTTAAGCTTTCCAGAGACTCACAATATAtctaacagaaccaatacagttataggatgccttctcccctcctcccctttttgttcagaaaaaaaaaggggagttAGGTGTagaaaggaaaaggtaaaacataCCTGAATAAATAGTCTTAAATTCAGAAGTTAAAGAAGTCCAACAAACCTATAACAATAAGTAAAAAGTATTTGAGGTAAGGGAGTTACCAAAAAgtacagggaaggaaaaacaagatatatatatatagatatacaaccagattgatggcaatgggctTGCCTACCTTGTGGGaggatggccacgtggtaaaacaaagagcagcaggaacaaaaggATGGTGCTGGCAGGCAATGAAGCAAGGCAAGAGAACTGAAgagaggaagttcctctgtttttatagggggctagagACTAagtgggagtgagctaaccactGCACCTGGAATAAGGTTCAGACTCACTCCTAGGGAGGattcaggaggacctggggtcagagtcaagaccactcccccaggagggttaacccatTACACCCTGGAAAGAATACCATCTGCCTGAGAGGGGACCAAAATCAGGTCAGAGACCATGcaagctccagcaccctgccagagctctggggaTACTCCAAAAGCCTCCAGCAGTTACCATATCACTGGCAGCAACCCCTCCAGGTGTTTTGGCTACTGTCTGGACCTATAATGCAGCCCCAGAAATCTGGAGTTTGTGAGTCACTACTGTAAAAAGCCTCTCTACAAGTCAAGGTCTTTGCTTGGGTTCTGTTCTGTAACTGCGattgtgccttctgctttaGCAGACAGCAGCCTCTTGAGTCTCCCCCTAGCGGACAAGCGGCATATTGCACCGCAAGAGTCCAAAGCCTTACAGCTTGTATTTCGTTGTTTGAAATTGCTTGGTACTGCCCTATGTACTGTATATATTCTGTAATATATTCGCACCGCTGAGGATAAATACCCTGTAAAGTTAAGAATTTTTGGGGGGGTATTCATAAGCGAAAAATAATAACTTTATTAATAATATATAATTCATAATTAACACACCACACCCCCCCCAACAATATGTAAGACTGAAAAAGGAAGACAGGCAGGAGTTTgtgggaagcagaaggagtggtttaGTAGGCATGGCAGGGTTGACTATTGCAACTCAgactgatgatctcagaggtcatttccaaccttctatgattctacagaagTGAACCAGGACTGACATTAGGCAAGGAGCAAGCAGAGGTAATAGCTGCATAAGCAACCTTCATAAAGCATTTAAATATTCTGGCATTCAGCTGTACATGAGTCTGTGGATGGTGTCACCACTATacatttgggttctttgacaatAACATGATCCATACAGCGCCAGGGTTACTGACACCAAACAGGAGACACCTCTCTCAAAGGGGGAAGAGGGTTTTGTGGAGGAGATTGCAGGGCTAGTCGACAGGGCTCTAAACAGGAtgtgaggggggagggagataAAGTCATCAGGCTTCCGTGTGGCAAGGTGTGGGAGGACACACCAGTGTGGAAGCAATGCAGGACTAGTAAGGGCTAtcaacctgctgcccagaggCACGCTGGGGACACAATAATGAAGTCAAAGTGCTTACATAAGGCACATGTAATAGACATGGCACAGTTAAAGTACCTCAGATGATCAGAAACTACTCAAGCAGAAGTCAATTCAGTCAAGAAATTAAAGAAAACTCAGAACTGATTAATGAGGGTTCAGTTCTGGAAGAGACTTAACTAACTTCTGATTTGACAGAGGATCTCATCACCACTGTGTTACACA includes:
- the LOC135184934 gene encoding serpin B10-like isoform X1 — translated: MEALIKANTSFALDFFKYTCQEDGDKNIFFSPLSISSALAAVYLGAQGNTADQIAKVLHFNKVEGARNITTTLKMQVHTRTEERLSNRCACFQKTEVARLGNIHALFYALNFEINQQNKNHMLKSVSQLYGEKSLHFNKEYLQLAKKYYNAEPQSVNFVEAADEVRREINSRIEQETEGKIQNLVPPGFIDSLTRLVLINVLYFKGNWAKKFDAEATRERPFRINMHTTKPVPMMHLSDKFNWAYAESVQTDVLELPYVNNDLSMFILLPSDITGLQKLERELTFDNLSAWTSPELMEQTKMEVYLPKFAFKEKCSLKPTLSRMGIQDAFIEALFPLWF
- the LOC135184934 gene encoding serpin B10-like isoform X2, with product MEALIKANTSFALDFFKYTCQEDGDKNIFFSPLSISSALAAVYLGAQGNTADQIAKVLHFNKVEGARNITTTLKMQVHTRTEERLSNRCACFQKTEVARLGNIHALFYALNFEINQQNKNHMLKSVSQLYGEKSLHFNKEYLQLAKKYYNAEPQSVNFVEAADEVRREINSRIEQETEGKIQNLVPPGFIDSLTRLVLINVLYFKGNWAKKFDAEATRERPFRINMHTTKPVPMMHLSDKFNWAYAESVQTDVLELPYVNNDLSMFILLPSDITGLQKLERELTFDNLSAWTSPELMEQTKMEVYLPKFAFKEKCSLKPTLSRMGIQDAFIEGKADFKGMSENGDLSLSQVFHECYLEVNEEGTEAAAASSAALASRSLGATVIFVADHPFLFYIRHNKTKSILFLGRFSSP